From the genome of Paraburkholderia aromaticivorans, one region includes:
- a CDS encoding DUF4118 domain-containing protein → MNRPDPDELLDKLQRDEERRQRGRLKIFFGASAGVGKTYAMLQAARRRRDEGADVVVGIAETHGRSETAALLEGLDVLPLAQIEYRGRKLGEFDLDAALARKPQLILVDELAHSNVQGARHLKRWQDVYELLDAGIDVYTTVNVQHLESLNDVVGQITGIRVWETVPDRVFDRADEVTLVDLPAEELLDRMRDGKVYLPQQAERAVRNFFRKGNLIALRELALRRTADRVDAQMREYRADRSIQRIWQARERLLVCVGPGPEAPMLVRAAARLAASLKADWIAVYVETPALQRLPDARRERTLNALKLAAELGAETATLAGADAAAALIGYAQARNVSKLVAGASARTGMARRLRRPLSERIAEKAGDLDLTLIRASSDSDGGEHRHLLNTTANAWREALSAARERRSPPRAYAFALAICAAITLLSSQLIDHIDLTNLVMLYLLGVIFTAVKLGRGPGVVLSFMSVAAFDFFFVPPRMSLSVSDTQYLLTFFGMLLTSLVISHLTSSLRREASVARRREQRTGAMYAMARELAAALTTEQIIGIGSRHVSEVFGARVAILLPDSADQVKQKIEDPDAAITLEGEMLDSDVGQWVYDQQKPAGHGTDTLPAAAALYLPLKAPMRTRGVLAVVMRNEGELDVPEQQRMLDAFAAQIALALERVHYVDIARDALVNMESERLRNSLLSAISHDLRTPLTTIVGFSSMLAQSPGTQPNAELVEAIHEEALRMTGIVTNLLDMARLQAGSLQLNQQWTLLEETVGAALRACKRVLAKHPVQVKLPADLPLLHLDAVLMERLFSNLFENAAKYTAPTTPLTIGAQRLDADGKSFVRVSVDDDGPGLPAGMEARVFEKFTRGEKESAKPGIGLGLAICRAIVEAHGGTIGALNRVSADGRVEGARFWFTLPVETPPDAPDALEDEGADALTTHVETDDESTPNPLAKPTHE, encoded by the coding sequence ATGAACCGCCCCGATCCCGATGAGTTGCTCGACAAGCTGCAACGCGACGAAGAAAGACGTCAGCGCGGCAGGCTGAAGATTTTTTTCGGCGCGTCGGCGGGCGTCGGTAAAACCTATGCAATGTTGCAGGCCGCGCGCCGCCGTCGCGATGAAGGCGCCGACGTGGTGGTCGGCATCGCCGAAACGCATGGCCGCAGCGAAACCGCGGCGCTGCTCGAAGGGCTCGACGTGTTGCCGCTCGCGCAGATCGAGTATCGCGGCCGCAAGCTCGGCGAGTTCGATCTCGACGCCGCGCTCGCCCGCAAGCCGCAACTGATCCTCGTCGACGAACTCGCGCATTCGAACGTGCAGGGCGCGCGCCATCTGAAGCGCTGGCAGGACGTCTACGAACTGCTCGACGCCGGCATCGACGTCTACACGACGGTCAACGTCCAGCACCTCGAAAGTTTGAACGACGTGGTCGGGCAGATCACCGGCATTCGCGTCTGGGAGACGGTGCCGGACCGTGTGTTCGATCGCGCCGACGAAGTCACGCTGGTCGACCTGCCCGCCGAGGAACTGCTCGATCGCATGCGCGACGGCAAAGTGTATTTGCCGCAGCAGGCCGAGCGCGCGGTGCGCAACTTCTTCCGCAAAGGCAATCTGATCGCGCTGCGCGAGCTGGCGCTGCGCCGCACCGCGGACCGCGTCGACGCGCAAATGCGCGAGTATCGGGCCGACCGTTCGATCCAGCGCATCTGGCAGGCGCGCGAGCGTCTGCTGGTGTGCGTCGGCCCCGGCCCGGAAGCGCCGATGCTGGTGCGCGCGGCGGCACGCCTTGCCGCCAGCCTGAAGGCCGACTGGATCGCCGTCTATGTGGAGACGCCCGCGCTGCAGCGTTTGCCGGATGCGCGCCGCGAGCGCACCTTGAACGCGCTGAAGCTCGCCGCCGAACTCGGCGCCGAAACCGCGACGCTGGCGGGCGCCGACGCGGCCGCCGCGCTGATCGGCTACGCGCAGGCCCGCAACGTGTCGAAGCTGGTGGCCGGCGCGTCGGCGCGCACGGGCATGGCGCGCCGGCTGCGCCGGCCGCTCAGCGAACGTATCGCCGAAAAGGCGGGCGATCTCGATCTCACGCTGATTCGCGCCTCGTCCGACAGCGACGGCGGCGAGCATCGGCATCTGTTGAACACGACCGCGAACGCGTGGCGCGAGGCGCTGAGCGCCGCGCGCGAACGACGCTCACCGCCGCGCGCCTACGCTTTCGCGCTGGCGATCTGCGCGGCCATCACGCTGCTGTCGAGCCAGTTGATCGACCATATCGATCTGACCAACCTCGTCATGCTGTATCTGCTCGGCGTGATCTTCACCGCGGTGAAGCTCGGGCGCGGGCCGGGTGTGGTGCTGTCGTTCATGAGCGTGGCCGCGTTCGATTTCTTCTTCGTGCCGCCGCGCATGTCGCTGTCGGTCTCCGATACGCAGTATCTGCTGACCTTCTTCGGCATGCTGCTGACCTCGCTCGTGATCAGCCATCTCACCTCGAGCCTGCGCCGCGAGGCGAGCGTGGCGCGGCGCCGCGAGCAGCGCACTGGCGCGATGTACGCGATGGCGCGCGAACTGGCCGCGGCGCTGACCACGGAGCAGATCATCGGGATCGGCAGCCGTCATGTGAGCGAGGTGTTCGGCGCGCGCGTCGCGATTCTGTTGCCGGACAGCGCCGATCAGGTCAAACAGAAGATCGAGGATCCCGACGCGGCGATCACGCTCGAAGGCGAGATGCTCGATAGCGACGTCGGCCAGTGGGTCTACGATCAGCAGAAGCCCGCCGGCCACGGCACCGACACGCTGCCGGCGGCCGCCGCGCTCTACCTGCCGCTCAAGGCGCCGATGCGCACCCGCGGCGTGCTGGCGGTGGTGATGCGCAACGAGGGCGAGCTCGACGTGCCCGAGCAGCAGCGCATGCTCGACGCGTTCGCCGCCCAGATCGCGCTGGCGCTGGAACGGGTGCATTACGTGGACATCGCGCGCGATGCGCTCGTCAACATGGAATCGGAGCGCCTGCGCAACTCGTTGTTGTCGGCGATCTCGCACGATCTGCGCACGCCGTTGACGACCATCGTCGGCTTTTCGTCGATGCTCGCGCAGTCGCCCGGCACGCAGCCCAACGCCGAACTGGTCGAGGCGATTCACGAGGAAGCGCTGCGCATGACGGGCATCGTCACGAATCTGCTCGACATGGCGCGCCTGCAGGCAGGCAGTCTGCAACTGAATCAGCAATGGACGTTGCTCGAAGAAACGGTGGGCGCGGCGCTGCGCGCGTGCAAGCGCGTGCTGGCGAAACATCCGGTGCAGGTGAAGCTGCCCGCCGATCTGCCGCTCCTGCATCTCGACGCCGTTCTGATGGAGCGCCTCTTTTCCAACCTGTTCGAAAACGCGGCCAAATACACCGCGCCGACCACGCCTCTGACGATCGGCGCGCAGCGGCTCGACGCGGACGGCAAGTCGTTCGTGCGCGTGAGCGTCGACGATGACGGCCCCGGTTTGCCGGCCGGCATGGAAGCGCGCGTGTTCGAGAAATTCACGCGCGGCGAGAAGGAATCGGCCAAGCCGGGCATCGGTCTCGGGCTTGCGATCTGCCGCGCGATCGTGGAAGCGCACGGCGGTACAATCGGCGCGCTTAATCGCGTGTCGGCGGACGGCCGTGTGGAAGGCGCGCGCTTCTGGTTCACGCTACCCGTGGAAACGCCGCCCGACGCACCGGATGCGCTCGAAGACGAAGGCGCCGATGCTTTGACAACGCATGTCGAAACCGACGACGAATCAACTCCTAACCCGCTTGCCAAGCCGACCCATGAGTGA
- the kdpC gene encoding potassium-transporting ATPase subunit KdpC: protein MKNLFRPLIVLFAVLSAVTGLAYPAVMTAFGQAVFHDQANGSLLEQDGKVVGSKLIGQQFDAPQYFWGRLSATSPMPYNAQGSSGSNLGPTNPALLDEIKGRIDALKAAGTDMSKPVPVDLVTSSGSGLDPEISPAAAAYQIERVAKARKLAPNDVQALVDRYTSGRQFGILGEPRVNVLQLNLALDEMKRG from the coding sequence ATGAAAAATCTGTTCCGTCCGCTGATCGTGCTTTTCGCGGTGCTCTCCGCCGTTACGGGGCTGGCTTATCCGGCGGTGATGACCGCTTTCGGTCAGGCGGTCTTCCACGACCAGGCCAACGGCAGCCTGCTCGAACAGGACGGCAAGGTGGTCGGCTCGAAGCTGATCGGCCAGCAGTTCGACGCGCCGCAATACTTCTGGGGCCGCCTGTCGGCCACCAGCCCGATGCCGTACAACGCGCAGGGTTCGAGCGGTTCGAACCTCGGCCCGACCAACCCGGCGCTGCTCGACGAAATCAAAGGCCGCATCGACGCCCTGAAGGCCGCCGGCACGGATATGTCGAAGCCGGTGCCGGTCGATCTGGTGACCTCCTCGGGCAGCGGTCTCGATCCTGAGATCAGCCCCGCAGCCGCGGCTTATCAGATCGAGCGTGTCGCCAAGGCGCGCAAGCTCGCGCCGAACGACGTGCAGGCGCTGGTGGACCGCTATACGAGCGGCCGTCAGTTCGGCATTCTCGGCGAGCCGCGCGTGAACGTGCTGCAGTTGAACCTCGCGCTGGACGAGATGAAGCGCGGCTGA
- the kdpB gene encoding potassium-transporting ATPase subunit KdpB has product MTEHNATRSMFDPALLRPAIVDSFKKLTPRTQFRNPVMFCVYVGSILTTILWIAALGGQAEAPAGFILAVTLWLWFTVLFANFAEALAEGRSKAQAASLRSAKKDVMAKKLNEPHPKSPIRILTASDLRKGDVVLVETGDVIPADGEVVEGVASVDESAITGESAPVIRESGGDFSSVTGGTRVLSDWIVVRVTANPGEAFLDRMIAMVEGAKRQKTPNEIALTILLVALTIVMLLATATLLPFSMFSVEAAKAGHVVTITALVALLVCLIPTTIGGLLSAIGVAGMSRMMQANVIATSGRAVEAAGDVDVLLLDKTGTITLGNRQASQFVPAPGLTEEALADAAQLSSLADETPEGRSIVVLAKQRFNIRQRDMASLHAVFLAFTAQTRMSGVDLPGREIRKGAADAVKHYVEANGGRFPNEVNHAVADVARRGSTPLVVAEKGEQGARVLGVIELKDVVKGGIKERFAELRKMGIKTIMVTGDNRLTAAAIAAEAGVDDFLAEATPEAKLSTIRAHQAEGRLVAMTGDGTNDAPALAQADVAVAMNTGTQAAKEAGNMVDLDSNPTKLIEIVEIGKQMLMTRGSLTTFSIANDVAKYFAIIPAAFATTYPALNALNVMHLATPASAIMSAVIFNALIIVLLIPLALKGVRYRALGAAILLRRNLLIYGLGGIIVPFIGIKLIDMVLAAFGWV; this is encoded by the coding sequence ATGACTGAACATAATGCAACCAGGTCCATGTTCGACCCGGCGCTGCTGCGCCCGGCGATCGTGGACTCCTTCAAGAAGCTCACGCCGCGCACGCAGTTCCGCAACCCGGTGATGTTCTGCGTGTACGTGGGCAGCATTCTCACGACCATTCTCTGGATCGCCGCGCTCGGCGGCCAGGCCGAGGCGCCCGCGGGCTTCATTCTCGCGGTCACCTTGTGGCTGTGGTTCACGGTGCTGTTCGCCAACTTCGCGGAGGCGCTCGCCGAAGGCCGTTCGAAGGCCCAGGCGGCGTCGCTGCGCAGTGCGAAGAAAGACGTGATGGCCAAGAAGTTGAACGAGCCGCATCCGAAGTCGCCGATCCGCATTCTGACGGCCTCGGATCTTCGCAAGGGCGACGTCGTGCTGGTCGAGACCGGCGACGTGATTCCGGCCGACGGCGAAGTGGTCGAAGGGGTCGCCTCGGTCGACGAATCGGCGATCACGGGTGAATCCGCGCCGGTGATCCGCGAGTCGGGCGGCGACTTTTCGTCGGTGACGGGCGGCACGCGCGTGCTGTCGGACTGGATCGTGGTGCGCGTCACGGCGAATCCGGGCGAGGCGTTCCTCGACCGCATGATCGCGATGGTGGAAGGCGCGAAGCGTCAAAAGACGCCGAATGAAATCGCGCTGACCATCCTGCTGGTCGCGTTGACGATCGTGATGCTGCTGGCCACCGCCACGCTGCTGCCGTTCTCGATGTTCTCGGTCGAAGCGGCGAAGGCTGGCCACGTGGTGACGATCACCGCGCTGGTCGCGCTGCTCGTGTGTCTGATTCCGACCACCATCGGCGGGCTGTTGTCGGCGATCGGCGTGGCCGGCATGAGCCGCATGATGCAGGCGAACGTGATCGCCACCTCGGGTCGCGCCGTGGAAGCGGCCGGCGACGTCGATGTGCTGCTGCTCGACAAGACCGGCACCATCACGCTCGGCAATCGCCAGGCTTCGCAATTCGTGCCGGCGCCGGGCCTGACCGAAGAAGCGCTCGCGGATGCCGCGCAGCTCTCGTCGCTCGCCGACGAAACGCCGGAAGGCCGCAGCATCGTCGTGCTGGCCAAGCAGCGCTTCAACATCCGGCAACGCGATATGGCCTCGCTGCATGCCGTGTTCCTCGCGTTCACCGCGCAAACGCGCATGAGCGGCGTCGATCTGCCTGGCCGGGAGATCCGCAAGGGCGCGGCCGATGCGGTGAAGCATTATGTCGAAGCGAATGGCGGCCGCTTCCCGAACGAAGTCAACCACGCGGTCGCCGACGTCGCGCGCCGTGGCAGCACGCCGCTCGTGGTCGCCGAGAAAGGCGAGCAGGGCGCGCGCGTGCTCGGCGTGATCGAGTTGAAGGACGTGGTGAAGGGCGGCATCAAGGAACGCTTCGCCGAACTGCGCAAGATGGGCATCAAGACCATCATGGTGACGGGCGACAACCGGTTGACCGCGGCGGCGATCGCCGCGGAAGCGGGCGTCGACGATTTCCTCGCCGAAGCCACGCCGGAAGCGAAGCTCTCCACGATTCGCGCGCACCAGGCCGAAGGGCGCCTCGTGGCGATGACGGGCGACGGCACCAACGACGCCCCGGCGCTCGCGCAGGCCGACGTCGCGGTGGCGATGAACACCGGCACGCAGGCGGCGAAGGAAGCGGGCAACATGGTCGACCTCGATTCGAATCCGACCAAGCTGATCGAGATCGTCGAGATCGGCAAGCAGATGCTGATGACGCGCGGTTCGCTCACCACGTTCTCGATTGCCAACGACGTCGCCAAATACTTCGCGATCATTCCGGCCGCGTTCGCCACCACCTATCCGGCACTGAACGCGCTGAACGTGATGCATCTGGCCACGCCGGCCTCGGCGATCATGTCGGCGGTGATTTTCAACGCGCTGATCATCGTGCTGCTGATTCCGCTGGCGCTCAAGGGCGTGCGCTATCGCGCGCTTGGCGCGGCGATCCTGTTGCGCCGCAATCTGCTGATCTACGGTTTGGGCGGGATCATCGTGCCGTTCATCGGCATCAAGCTGATCGATATGGTGCTGGCCGCGTTCGGTTGGGTCTAA
- the kdpA gene encoding potassium-transporting ATPase subunit KdpA has protein sequence MNSNNVLQAGLFIVVLLAAAVPMARYLSAVMDGSSRVVRFGGPVERLLYRIAGVDPAAEMSWKHYAIATIAFNTLGVAFLYVLLRVQGWLPGNPQQFGPMTVDGAFNTAVSFVTNTNWQDYTPEQTVGYLTQMLGFTVQNFFSAATGIVVVIALIRGFARHTAQTIGNFWVDLTRVTLYVLLPMSAIIAALLMSQGVIQNFKAYEDVPTLQTTTYAAPKLDAQGNPVKDAKGNPVTVDTPVKTQTLAMGPVASQEAIKMLGTNGGGFFNGNSAHPYENPTPFSNFLQIFSILIIPAALALVFGRMIADRRQGVAVLAAMTIAFAVCVFGEIGAEQSGNPAIAALHVDQSANALQSGGNAEGKETRFGIAQSGIFTVATTAASCGAVANTHDSLTPIGGLYPMLLMQLGEVIFGGVGSGMYGMLVFALLAVFVAGLMIGRTPEYVGKKIEAYEMKMVSIVVLLTPLLVLVGTSIAVLSDAGKAGIANPGAHGFSEILYAFSSAANNNGSAFAGLTVGTPFYNWLTAIAMWFGRFGTIVPVLAIAGSLAAKKRIGVTGGTLPTHGPLFVVLLLGTVLLVGALTYVPALALGPGVEHLMMMGAH, from the coding sequence ATGAACTCGAACAATGTCCTGCAAGCGGGTCTGTTCATCGTCGTGCTGCTGGCAGCCGCGGTGCCGATGGCCCGCTATCTCAGCGCCGTAATGGACGGCAGTTCGCGCGTGGTCCGCTTCGGCGGCCCCGTCGAACGTTTGCTGTATCGCATCGCGGGCGTCGATCCTGCCGCGGAAATGAGCTGGAAGCACTACGCGATCGCCACGATCGCGTTCAACACGCTCGGCGTGGCGTTCCTCTACGTGCTGTTGCGCGTGCAAGGCTGGCTGCCGGGCAACCCGCAGCAGTTCGGCCCGATGACCGTGGACGGCGCGTTCAACACGGCGGTCAGTTTCGTGACCAACACGAACTGGCAGGATTACACGCCTGAACAAACCGTCGGTTATCTAACGCAGATGCTCGGTTTCACCGTGCAGAATTTCTTCTCGGCGGCCACCGGCATCGTGGTGGTGATCGCGTTGATTCGCGGCTTTGCGCGCCACACCGCGCAGACCATCGGCAATTTCTGGGTCGACCTGACCCGTGTGACGCTTTACGTGTTGCTGCCGATGTCGGCGATCATCGCGGCGCTGTTGATGAGCCAGGGCGTGATCCAGAACTTCAAGGCGTACGAAGACGTGCCGACCTTGCAGACCACCACCTATGCCGCGCCGAAGCTCGACGCGCAAGGCAATCCGGTGAAGGATGCCAAGGGCAATCCGGTGACGGTCGATACGCCCGTGAAGACGCAGACGCTCGCCATGGGCCCGGTTGCATCGCAGGAAGCGATCAAGATGCTCGGCACCAACGGCGGCGGTTTCTTTAACGGCAATTCGGCGCATCCGTATGAAAACCCGACGCCGTTCTCGAACTTCCTGCAGATCTTCTCGATCCTGATCATCCCGGCGGCGCTCGCACTCGTGTTCGGCCGCATGATCGCGGACCGCAGGCAGGGCGTGGCCGTGCTCGCCGCCATGACGATCGCCTTCGCGGTCTGCGTGTTCGGCGAAATCGGCGCGGAGCAGAGCGGCAATCCGGCCATCGCCGCATTGCATGTCGATCAATCGGCCAATGCGTTGCAGTCGGGCGGCAATGCGGAAGGCAAGGAAACGCGCTTCGGCATCGCGCAGTCGGGCATCTTCACGGTCGCGACCACCGCGGCTTCGTGCGGCGCGGTCGCCAACACGCACGACTCGCTGACGCCGATCGGCGGCCTCTATCCGATGCTGCTGATGCAGCTCGGCGAAGTGATCTTCGGCGGCGTGGGTTCGGGCATGTACGGGATGCTCGTGTTCGCGCTGCTGGCGGTGTTCGTGGCGGGCCTGATGATCGGCCGCACGCCCGAGTACGTCGGCAAGAAGATCGAGGCGTACGAGATGAAGATGGTGTCGATCGTCGTGCTGCTCACGCCGCTGCTGGTGCTGGTGGGCACCTCGATCGCGGTGTTGAGCGACGCGGGCAAGGCCGGTATCGCCAACCCCGGCGCGCACGGTTTCTCCGAAATCCTCTACGCGTTCAGCTCGGCCGCCAACAACAACGGCAGCGCGTTCGCGGGCCTCACCGTGGGCACGCCGTTCTACAACTGGCTCACGGCGATCGCGATGTGGTTCGGCCGCTTCGGCACGATCGTCCCGGTGCTTGCGATTGCCGGCTCGCTCGCCGCGAAAAAGCGCATCGGCGTGACCGGCGGCACGCTGCCCACGCATGGACCGCTGTTCGTCGTGCTGCTGCTCGGCACGGTGCTGCTGGTCGGCGCGCTGACTTATGTGCCCGCGCTCGCGCTGGGTCCGGGTGTCGAACATCTGATGATGATGGGCGCCCATTGA
- the kdpF gene encoding K(+)-transporting ATPase subunit F has protein sequence MTWILWLSGAATALLFVYLVYALLRAEDIE, from the coding sequence ATGACCTGGATTCTCTGGTTGTCCGGCGCGGCGACCGCGCTGCTGTTCGTCTACCTCGTCTATGCGCTGTTGCGCGCGGAGGACATTGAATGA